In the Drosophila willistoni isolate 14030-0811.24 chromosome 3R, UCI_dwil_1.1, whole genome shotgun sequence genome, GCGTTGGGAGCCGAAGCTGGACGAGCCGCATCCTTTTTAGGAGCTGCTAATTTAATCTTGATCTCGGCCTTGTCATGACACTCTTTGATTTTTGCCATCTTTAGCGGATCAACTTCGGTTAGGAGTGGGGCGACCGTCTTTTCGCTCATTAATTTCATTAGCGTACCCAATGCTTCGGCACTACTATCACGGACTGTGGGATCAGATTCGTTCAGCGTTTTAATGAGGCTCGTGATCAGCAGTTTGATTAGTTTTTTGTTCAGCGAAGTCGGCTGAGTGCGGCAGAAAGCACGGGCCAGAAATAAAGCCGTTTCAGATTTAACACTGGGATTCTTATTGGCCAGAGCTTCGACTATGCATTCTTGCTGAGCCTCGAGTGTGGTTGATGGATAAATGGCGTCCATGGCTTCGCGCAGAGCTGTCACTACATTCGGCTTCTTTTCCTTGAATTTTTCCAACAGAGCGGGCACACAAGCCTAAAAATGTAATAAAGACACATTAAATAGGTTTATCTAAAATCCTTCATAGATCTATTCATTACCGTTGAGTAGTTGGAGAAACGTTTGGCCAATCCCTTTGCCAGCAAGGCCATGCATTTAACTGCCATAGCCACCAAGACTACATTGGAATCCTTCGTAATTACTTTCTTTAAGGCACTGACCAATGTTCCATATTCGCCAGCCTCCAATTTTGGATTGTCTGTAAGCAGCTTCTCAAGAACTTCCAGGGACTCCTTACGCAGTGTCCACTTTTTCTCCTCGAGTTTGTCGTAGAAATCTTTTGGCATTTTGGAAAGTATGTCAACAGGATCCAAAAGATCCATAGGATCGATTTCCTCCATGCCAGCGCCTCCATCTTCATCTGTGTACAGAAACCAAATGATATCGCATTAAAAAGAAATCTCTGACATACCTGGAGATGTAAAATTAATAGCCTTAATTACAGCCATTTGTAAAATTTCAAAGTAAAGGGAAAAGAAAAGCTTAATTTGTTGAAAGCGGAATTAATTAAAGTTTATATTCACAggacttaattttttttttttatttttttttttgtttttgggctaAGAACAGGTTGATAGAAGtagtaaattaattttgaCAAAATCTCGACAATTTCGATTACAAAAACTAGAAACTCATTTGACAGAAATCGAATAGATGTTTATGTAGTTAGGTATAGAACAAaagatttaatattattaccCTAGTAATACTTATATCAGGAGCATGCCTCAATATAATAGtctaaatatcaaagaagctaacttcggctatgccgaagtttatatacccttgcagtatacttggcaataatatttttcctttttgaaatttctttccctgcaactcaattcatcaatacacaaacaaaatattatttctctttttaccacaagtttttcttcttccatcattttctaagcaaagcacggcacgctcatgtagcgttgcgtctgtgtgtgtatgcgtgtgctctgttgatttgatgatggcagtagtaggcagcaagcagcgctgccggcagcgtttgaaccgatttatattgactgtaacttgtgttctatttatcggatcagattcaaattttgggatctgagattttatatctattactatcatattggtaaatttcatggggatactccaatttttgcaaaaatgtttcttctagagctatatgatatagtggttcgatcccaaagattttcatactttatctcacccgggtaaaaaaaagctcccaaaaaaaatttcatcccgatagctcttaagatggctgagtaaaacgcgtacgcaccgacggtcagacggacatggctatatcgacttagcttctcatgctgatcaagaatatatatactttatggggtcggaaacgtctccttctgtgcgttacaaacatctgaccaattttataataccctctgcaagggtataaaaagcttTATATAGACATAGTGGTTAAGGTCATGTTAGGTACCCAAGACAGATTCAGTGTGGCAACATTTTCGTGGTTACATGGAGAGTAAAAGGTAATTTGGTAAAATTTGGTTTCGACACGGAAAAATTTACATTCCTGATGTGTTTGTCAAGGATAAGGGTTGTGTAGAGAAATATCTTTTGGTCAAAGGATAATACATATGAGCTAGCGATTACCATTGAATGTATCCTCGACAGCGGCAGTTTCGGCAATCATCGCCTGTTTCTCTTGCTGCGATTTGAGATATCTGAGAgagtattaaattaaatatagtCATTAAAGTTCGGATCTTTGTTTATCTAAGCTCACCTAGAGGGCTCCACTCGTTCACCCTTTAGCTTGTCAAATTCATCTTCAAGCTCTTTAAGGGTCACCTGCGGCAAAGTGGCAATCTGCGGCTTCATGGCTGCACCAATCCAACGAAATATTTCCACGGCCAACAATTTGCCCTCATCACGAACTGCCTTGTCGCGGTCTGACATGAGTGTGGCGAGCTTCTTGATAACCGGTTTTACTCCAATCACTTTGTGCCCGAATTCGTGGAGAGCCAATGTGGCGGCTGCTACACAAGCTGCCACAATCTTAGGGTTCTTGTGGTCCATACCCTTGACCAACTCTTCCACCACAGCCTCATGCTTTTCAATTTCCACATACATGAGGGTGACTTGAACTGCAAGTTCTTTAGTTTTGGTCTTTGGAGCTGCAATGCATTTCTGTACAATTCCCGTCATGACATCACCCACTGTCCGCCCAGCCAGGCCACTGTTTTCCACAAAGATAAGCGCCGCTTCAAGACCCTTCTCCTGGGCCAAGGCGTTTGAATCCACAATCATTTTTTTGATTAATCCAGCAAATTTTGACCATTCTGGAGATTTCTCATCATCCAAATCTCTAAAAATTTTGGCGGCCTCTTCGTAGCCATCGACACGGGCTTTCCACAGTTTGTGGACACATCGCTCCTCCACTGGTAACTTCTTATATTCAGTGTCCTCGGACATGTTCAGATGTGTGATTTGACGTCTGTTTCTGTATCAATGGTATTAGGATCAAGTAATGTGGAAAGGTTCTAAAATGGataaaatatagaaatttgGCGAGCAAACAGGCGGTTCAGTATAGGATGTATGTACAATGATGAATAAAAAACTACGATGTGTCAAGATCAACTGGAAAAATCGTAATGAAGAGCAAAACCCAAAAAATGTGTTAGAAAAAAAGTGTTTTGTTTCCTTATTCTGTTTGAAATACGAACACCGATGTGGAAATGGGGTCCAATCAAAGCAAATGTCTTAAAATTGAGCTTAATTGCGGAAGATATATCTTTGgctctgttgttgttgttgtcggtgTCATGCTCGAGTAACTGCAGCCGTAACAGTAAAAGGCAGAGGAATGGGCGCCAGAGACAAAATTAAATGGGTCGCCATATTTAGATTTTGGCTTTCATTTCTTTGCCATTCAATGtgcaaaaatagaaaattggGCGTGAGAACAAGaattgttataatttttaGGCTTTACAATACGTGGATTGGTTAACGCATAATTTGATGAACTCATCGCCAGGCGCTTCcgattctttttgtttttttgccgCTATTGTCATTAATCAGGCGCAGTCAGTGGCAAACCGAACCGCCGTGAGTAACACGAAAATTTGTATCTTATTCATTGCCTAGGGGATGAGAAAGTCGAGCATTCCTTAGTCCTTCTTTCGTCTTTGTTTTTTGCCGCCCATTCCCAACCCCTCTCTTTTCCACTGGCGCGCACTCGCTTTCAAATTAACGGCATTAAAATGGCatcaacaacaccaacaaatgTTTCTGCCTCTCTTTGTAGTTGACAAAATGCCGTCATTTACCGTTTCGAAATATTGCAATATTCATTTGGCGCATATTAATTGGCAAATGCATTAAGCCGCCTTTGTCCCAAAGTCCAGCTGCACTCACCATTAACATGAAAACCCAACGAAGGAGCAGCTGGAGCAACGCTATGCAATAATTTCGATTTTTCACAAAATGCacctcacacaaacacacactggCAGACACGGAGGCACAAGAATTCTTAGATTATTAAACAACAGTGGCTAACAATAATAACTCAATCAATGCAATACACTTTTACGGGTTCTTTTCAACAATCATTAATATTGTTCTTCACAGttgttttgttaaataaataataaaaagaaaacgcGTCGTTGTTTTTACATTGGCTATCTCTGTCGCACTTGCAAGAAGCTCACAACCTGTATTTGAGGCACTATTATATCGCTGCTCCCAGTATTTGAGGACTGAAAAGTACCAGCGTTGAACTAAGTGAACTCGCCTCAAAATAATTCGCTTCTTCAGCTTACTGAATTCGCCTCAATCTAATGAATACCGAAAACCGATATTTGAATACCCTTCCATTAAAAAGTGAATagcaataaacaaattaattctACTTTTCAGCTTCATGCATACCAATTTCACCAGGATAGGAATTACTTTCTGTTACACTTCTATCTGAATTAAGAGATAAGATTTTAATGAAAGGTGGATGAACTCATAAATCGTTTATTAACGGAATTGACTTCTCGCATCGTGTAATCTCAAGCAAATGTATGGTATGCCCTCCCATAGATTCCATTAAATCTACCCCCGAACCTTTTCCTAAATCGTCCATGTTGACGTTAATGGGCAGCGCCTGTAGTTTCCACTTCTTTAGCAGCGCCTCAATTGACCAGTCGGCACTTCGTTCCTGATAGGTGAAAATGAATTTTGCATTGCAGTTGCGTTCCAAGAGAAAGGCTACTGTAACAATGATGTCCTCGAAAACGCTGGGATCGTAAAAACAATCGGCAGCTATAATCAAATCCAAAGCAGGCAGACGAAAGACACTGTTCAGTAAGAGGCCCCAGCTTAGGCCGACGACATCAATATCGACTCCGGGCTGCAGTTGATTTGCGAGGCAGGATTTGCGTATATGAGCCAGAGATTTGGGAAGGATGCAATTATCTGTGAGAACGACTTGAGCGTTGCACTTTGCCGCTAGAATTCCCGGAAGGGCGGTGCCACTTCCTAGCTCTAATATACGCATCCCTGCCAGCGTTTCACGTCGTTCCCACAAAAAATAGGCCAGGACTGGAGCACAAGGCCATGTGTAGAAGGAGTAGGCACCCTGTAGCAACTGTCAATAGCAAAAGGAGATTCTTTGATAAATGCAATATTATGAGAGCTGCGATTTACCTCTGGAATTTTGATTTCCAGTTTTCCAGCGTCGCTGCTGAAGATAAACTTTCGTATATGTTCCGTGCTGCTGGCTGCCGCAATTTCATTATCATCACTGCCGCTGTTCATGTGAAAACGCATTTTAATACACAAAAACAGCGGaaaatatagtttttgtttatcacTTTGTTTACAACCTGTTAGCTTCTCTAGAGATGTGCTGTTGTTACGATTGTGCGATTCAGTGATGGCCAATAAAGTCAGTGATGGCCAATAAAGTCACTGCTTGCCGATTAACGATTTACAATAGTCtttgtattgtttttatattcCAAAAACGTACCAAAAATAAgtaataagtatgaaaatacATGTTTCAAGAGTTGGAAACACAACTGAAATTCAGTTCTTCAGTCCAACGATTTCATTTACCATAGTCTTTATAGTCACAGCCCCTATTGTCCATCCCTAATGGAATTCGATTCACGACGACAATCTATAAGTAGATTGCGCCGATCGCAGTATTTCCTATTTATATACAAGTTTTTCTTGACCTCGACAGTTATGGAGGGATTTTTCATCCcaagttaaatatatattatcaCTATGGCGTTGTCAAAATGGCGCAGTTTTAATGAATGGCATTTCCAAAAGAAGCTTGGATCGGGTGGATTCGGGGAGGTGCTTCTTTGGAGAAATGCATCCACGGGCCAAAGCGTTGGTGAGTTTAATACTATTTGGACCCTAGACAAGTTTTACATcgttgtgtgtgtatgtgtttgtgtgtgtatgcaatTCCTAGAATTTTGGCTGATGCAAGCAATATTTTTGTTCGTTGAAAAGTGGTATTAACTTTACAAATATTTGTGTTTATGTTAACACGGATTTACTTAATTAAGATATTACTAGTGCAAAGTTGCAGTAAACAATTATAGCCAATATGGtcaattattttattgatGAGTTATTCTATGTAATTATTTGTGTTCATTTCATTGGTAGCTACAAAACATATCAGAGAACCGATATCATTGGGTGCCGATCAACAGATTAAACTGCATGAGCGCTGGCAGAAGGAGTATAATTGGACGCGCGATTTCCCTGAGTTGGACAGCATAGTGTCAGGCATTCGGCTGGAAGAGAAACATCTGGAATTTGTCCAATATTTAAATCGGACCCATGCATGCAAATTGCCAGTGATTATATTAGAGTACTGCGATGGTGGCGATGTGCGAAAGCGTCTGCAGCTTCCTGAGAACGCCAATGGCTTGTGTGAACTGGAGGTTAGGTCGATTTTGGGATCAATGCGTAAGGCCTTGGATTTCCTACATTTCAAATGCAAAGTTTGTCATAGGGATTTAAAGCCGGACAACATAGTCATCCAACGAGGTCGCAATGGTAAAAAGATCTATAAACTCACGGATTTCGGTCTAGCCCGCCAATCGCCCGACAAAACTATGCTTCAGAGTGTAGTTGGCACTCGGCACTACTTCGCGCCCGAGGTTTTAGAAACTGGCAAGTACAACAATTCGGTGGATTACTGGTCATTGGGCATCATTGCCTATGAGACCAGCACTGGCAACTTGCCATTTATACCCCATCAAACGCCAAGAGTTATATTGCAACAATTGCTCTTGAAAAAAGATCAAAAATACATAGCTATTACCGAGGATCCTGTTAcaaatcaatttgaatttcaCACAAAGTTGCCTTTGGAGAATAAATTAACTCCGTGTTGGTCCGAAAAGCTGGAACAGTGGCTAACACTCGCCCTTGAAACTGACTATCGAAAACGAGCCGCAACTGATGAAGTACAATCCGAATTGCCAAtagttttcaaaaaattgGATGAGATTTTGCAGATAAAAGTCCTAACGATTTTTGTTATTAGCAACTACAAGTGCTTAGGTTACATAATCTCGCAGAACATGACCATGGTGGACTTGTCCAAACTCATTAGTAAAGATACCGGTATaccagaaaaaaaagtttgttttattCTTCCCACTGGTCATCCGCATAAAACGCTAACTTTGACCACTCGTCCCTCGGATCTGTATGTAGAGGATTGGTTGGACACCAGTCAAGAGGCCAACTCTTCACCAGTTATGCTGTACGTAGTCCATGCTAATGACGAAGTCACTCTTCAAGCCGGCGAACCAAAAATCTCAAATTCCATGAAATATTACAACACTCCTGATTTTCGAAGTAATCAATCTTGGGTAATgcagcatttttttttgctggtgCATCATTTTGCGAGTACCGAGCAGAAGAACTTGGAACTATTACTGCTGGGCCTACGAGAATACGCTATGTTTTTGCAGGATGTTCTTATGCAATATCGTCCATGGATTGATAATTTGAATGAGCAGAGACTGAAGGCTGCTGGAGCCTACGAATTTGTAAAGAGACATTTGAAAATTGTGGGCAATGTaagtaattaaaaatgtttctccACAAATGTGTTAAtggatttcattttttttttcttgtttagCCTCCAAGCTTAGAATGGTTGGAATTGGAGAAAAAGTGGACGGAAACATTGAAGGCGGTCGATAAAACCATAAAGCACTATGAATCCAATGTTACCAACTCAAAGGAAAAGGAGGACAAATCTCTGCAACTATGTAAAACTTGGGTTAAGAAAGATGCATATAATGTGTGGGTGTTGTAACAATTTATTTATCGTATACAAGATTGGATTTATCAAACATtacattgtatttttttttttagcacaTCCTTGCAACAAATTTGCGGCAGGGGAAACGAGCTGAAGAACTATATCATTGATACAGTTATTATGCGGGATAAGTTCTTAAAAAATCCcgatataaattatatatataccagTCTTCTAAAGCTGAACGTACATTGTGATAAATTGGTTAAAACATTGAAGAGCTGTCacaaaaaactaaatgaaagTCAAGATATACTACACAAAATGTTAGGCATGCTGATGCCGCAGGCGCAACCAGAGTCACCGGCGTTGTTCGAATTAAGCAGCTTAATGAACCATTTGAGCGTCGATGTTTCAGTCAATTCTGTTGAAGATTCCGGTACAGATGAATTGATCAGGGATTCGCTGCGATTAGAGCGACTGTGAGTGAACCTACACATATCTGTTTGTAgctattgttttattttgtctattttcttttcagtATGCGGGGAAACATGGAGACTGATCAGATGTAGTTTTTGGCGTTTGcgtttatctatatatattactggaatatatctatgtatagtCTTATGATTTTGTCTTACATGATGATATGATGAGATCAATCCTTTAACCCTTTGTCGGATTGCCTTATTTAAATTAAGAATGAGAACCGTCTGTtgctttacattttttattagTTGTATGCATTTATTGTAGCTTTCGTGGAAATCATGCTTTACTTTTTGTTCtttcagtaaatttttttgttcaatgttatgtaatatataaatacatatatacatatgttaatatttgtatgtatagatttagcatttaaaaaaatcagaacattcgttttattttcttagttatgaaatttaattaacttgGCGGCGTAATAATCAAAactctttaaaaattttagtcAGAAACATTGACTATTCCTATTAAAACCACAGCTGTTTGTTTAAAATGCCCAACTATACGATATTTTTATGTACAACtgcaatatacatatgcatatagtAATATATAACAATAAAGCCAGAGACAGACTTGGTTAACTGAAACTGCTGCGGATTGCAATGTCACGAGAAGTAGAAATTGCAAATGCAGCAGAATATACAGATGTACATTAGAGCCGGCTATAAAAGCCAATGCAATAGTCCAAAGAAATCACAGTTGGAACAATGAACTGCTCGAGAACACTATTGTT is a window encoding:
- the LOC6651071 gene encoding probable methyltransferase-like protein 23, whose translation is MRFHMNSGSDDNEIAAASSTEHIRKFIFSSDAGKLEIKIPELLQGAYSFYTWPCAPVLAYFLWERRETLAGMRILELGSGTALPGILAAKCNAQVVLTDNCILPKSLAHIRKSCLANQLQPGVDIDVVGLSWGLLLNSVFRLPALDLIIAADCFYDPSVFEDIIVTVAFLLERNCNAKFIFTYQERSADWSIEALLKKWKLQALPINVNMDDLGKGSGVDLMESMGGHTIHLLEITRCEKSIPLINDL
- the LOC26529178 gene encoding inhibitor of nuclear factor kappa-B kinase subunit beta; translated protein: MALSKWRSFNEWHFQKKLGSGGFGEVLLWRNASTGQSVATKHIREPISLGADQQIKLHERWQKEYNWTRDFPELDSIVSGIRLEEKHLEFVQYLNRTHACKLPVIILEYCDGGDVRKRLQLPENANGLCELEVRSILGSMRKALDFLHFKCKVCHRDLKPDNIVIQRGRNGKKIYKLTDFGLARQSPDKTMLQSVVGTRHYFAPEVLETGKYNNSVDYWSLGIIAYETSTGNLPFIPHQTPRVILQQLLLKKDQKYIAITEDPVTNQFEFHTKLPLENKLTPCWSEKLEQWLTLALETDYRKRAATDEVQSELPIVFKKLDEILQIKVLTIFVISNYKCLGYIISQNMTMVDLSKLISKDTGIPEKKVCFILPTGHPHKTLTLTTRPSDLYVEDWLDTSQEANSSPVMLYVVHANDEVTLQAGEPKISNSMKYYNTPDFRSNQSWVMQHFFLLVHHFASTEQKNLELLLLGLREYAMFLQDVLMQYRPWIDNLNEQRLKAAGAYEFVKRHLKIVGNPPSLEWLELEKKWTETLKAVDKTIKHYESNVTNSKEKEDKSLQLCKTWVKKDAYNVTSLQQICGRGNELKNYIIDTVIMRDKFLKNPDINYIYTSLLKLNVHCDKLVKTLKSCHKKLNESQDILHKMLGMLMPQAQPESPALFELSSLMNHLSVDVSVNSVEDSGTDELIRDSLRLERLMRGNMETDQM